The stretch of DNA TCATtttcttttagatgtgtgtgtattgtttttgtattgtcagatattactgcAGTGGTAGAGCTAGAAAAACAAGCATATAGCTACAGCCGTTAAAatatctgctaaatgtgtgtatgcGATAAATTACAATTTATTTGATTAAAAAAGATTACAGCTGTAGAGGacacatttatttaattttaatATATTTCATTATTACAATAACAAACATTTCCTATCAGGTTgcaataataaatacagtatgcaATGGCCttcatgaataaaaaaaaaatgtacggaTACATTGATACATTAGGCTATGTATAGCCTAAGTCAATCACATAACTattcagaataaaaaaatatttactccTCGGAGTTGTGAATACATGActacacaataaataaatacgttaaaaaaacaaataagtaAACATGTAAAAAGATATAGTTAGATATATGAATAGATAAATAGATATATAAATAACAAATatctacacaacacacacataacgcTCATTTGCTACTTAATGTTGTGTCTAGTCTTTGTAGGTGTGTCAGCACCACTGTCCTTATGTCTTCCCAGCCGCTCGCGCTGTAATCCTGCATAAACGAAATACACTTGTTAATATTTTAGAATAGACACATATTGTATCATCACATAAAAACATCCAGATTTGGTGAATGTACTCTCTTTGTAAGACAAATGGATCAACCTACCTCGCGTTTCAAGAAATGCTTCAGGAACTTGAAGTGAAGGCTCATCTTTTTGTTCACTCTGTTTGACAGATTTTGACAGTCTAGTTTTCATAGCCTTTACCTGTTAGAACAAAATACAAATCATTCATTTAATATTATGTTTTGAATAACATGTAACCACTTATATTTTAATTAAGAAGGATAGTATAATGTTTTCCTTTTTGCATTACTGTTAAAGAGGCGAAAATCACAAATGACATACGCATTGGTCCAGCTCCGAGGTCTGGCGATAGAGGTCATTCATAAACTTGTCAACTCCTTTCTGGTCCCAGGCGGTGGACTCATATTTACCACTGCTGTACAATTTCTTTATAGCGTTCAGAGTATGCGAAATGAAGGCAATCTGTTCGTCAGCCTAGAAGAAGAGTGATTTGTATTAGTATATGCCTTATGAATTGATGGCAAATATCGAAAAATTATAGCAAATTGTAAATTCGTTATAACCTAATTATATActttgcattcggaaagtgttcagaacACTTCACTATctgtacattttgttacgttacagccttattttaaaatgtaataaatatgatttcattcatcaatctacacacaataaccataatgacaaagccaaaacatgTTTTtcgacatttttgctaatttatgaaaaacaaaaacagttttttgctTCTTCAttttgggatattgtgtgtacattgatgatgtttttttatttatttgtaatccattttagaagtggtctgtaacataacaaaatgttgaaaaggtgaaggggtctgaatacttcccgaattcAGTGTTTAatccactcttagaaaaaaagagtTATGGAtagaacaaaacattttttatgcATATTTCTTACCTTGAAATTATTGACTTGTCTGTATTGTTTGTCAGGGAAAGTGATCTGAGGTCCTCGAGAGACTTCATGACCCTGAGATgccaaaaaatata from Oncorhynchus mykiss isolate Arlee unplaced genomic scaffold, USDA_OmykA_1.1 un_scaffold_336, whole genome shotgun sequence encodes:
- the LOC110538940 gene encoding LOW QUALITY PROTEIN: interferon a3-like (The sequence of the model RefSeq protein was modified relative to this genomic sequence to represent the inferred CDS: deleted 1 base in 1 codon); amino-acid sequence: MGSISFWMCLIMTICTWNKTIGCTWMKTLPRSPSMFQVFSNNTITMLQKMGHEVSRGPQITFPDKQYRQVNNFKADEQIAFISHTLNAIKKLYSSGKYESTAWDQKGVDKFMNDLYRQTSELDQCVKAMKTRLSKSVNRVNKKMSLHFKFLKHFLKREDYSASGWEDIRTVVLTHLQRLDTTLSSK